Part of the Bacillus sp. THAF10 genome is shown below.
GGGGGAGATCCCGGTATTGGCAAATCTACCTTATTGCTTCAGGTATGCTGTCAGCTAGCATTAAAGAAGCATCGCGTTCTTTATATTTCAGGAGAAGAATCTGTTCAACAGACAAAGCTACGTGCAGACCGACTAGGCGTGCAAGCGGAAGAACTGTTTGTGTTATCAGAGACGGACTTTGAGCTAGTCGCAAAAGCGGTGGATGATGTACAGCCTACGTTACTCGTAGTAGACTCCATCCAAACAGTCTATCATCCTGCTGTTACCTCCGCACCAGGAAGTGTATCTCAGGTAAGGGAATGTACCGCAGAATTGATGCGCATCGCCAAAACAAAAAATATCGCTGTCTTTATAGTTGGACATGTGACAAAAGAGGGTTCAATAGCGGGACCTCGACTTTTAGAACATATGGTGGATACTGTTTTGTATTTTGAAGGGGAACGACATCATACATACCGGATACTTCGGTCCGTAAAAAATCGATTCGGTTCCACAAATGAGATAGGAATTTTTGAAATGAAGGAAGAAGGATTAACAGAGGTGAAAAATCCTTCTGAAATTTTCTTAGAAGAGCGTTCTAAAGGAGCGGCGGGGTCGACCGTGGTTGCCTCAATGGAAGGTACCCGACCAGTGCTTGTGGAAATTCAAGCGCTCATTTCGCCAACAGGCTACGGAAACCCAAGAAGAATGGCAACAGGCATTGATCATAACAGAGTCTCGTTAATTATGGCAGTGTTGGAAAAAAGGGTTGGTCTGCTTCTACAAAACCAGGATGCCTATTTAAAGGTGGCAGGCGGGGTAAAGCTGGATGAACCTGCGATCGATTTGGCTGTGGCTGTGAGTATTGCTTCAAGCTTTCGAAATCAAACCTCTGAACCAACCGATGTAGTCATTGGAGAGGTAGGCTTAACAGGAGAAATACGGCGAGTATCTCGTATAGAACAAAGAGTGCAGGAAGCAGCCAAACTAGGCTTTAAGCGTGTTATCATCCCTTCCAAAAATTTAGGAGGGTGGACAGCTCCAGAAGGGATTAGCGTGATAGGTGTTGCAACAATTGACCAGGCTCTTCAATATACTCTAGGGGGATAGAGATGGAAGAACAAAGGAAAAAAGATGTAATGGCAGATACCTTGCAATTTATTGCCCCAGGAACGCCAATACGGGAGGGGATTAACAATATCCTTCGCTCGAAAACGGGTGGTCTCGTCGTGGTAGGCTTTAATGAAAAGGTTCGTGATATGGTCGATGGTGGCTTTTCGATTAACTGCTCGTTCAGTCCTGCCTATGTATATGAATTGGCCAAGATGGACGGCGCAATTATTTTAAATGAAAAAGGAACAAAAATCCTTTATGCTAATGCCCAATTAACCCCAAATCCTACCATTCTCTCCACAGAAACGGGGATGAGGCACCGTACGGCCGAGCGTGTGGCCAAGCAAACGGGCTGTCTTGTGATTGCTATTTCTCAGCGCCGAAATGTCATTACCCTTTATAAAGGCGATTTTCGGTATGCACTCCGGGATATCGGGGTTATTTTTACCAAAGCCAATCAAGCAATCCAAACGTTAGAAAAATACAAAACCGTATTGGACCAAGGGATAACTACGCTTGGTGCGCTGGAATTTGAAGAACAAGTTTCACTTTCGGAACTTTTACAGGTTGTGCATCGTATAGAAATGGTATTACGAATTAAAAATGAGATTATTAGCTATATTAATGAGCTGGGAACAGAAGGGCGCCTCATTCGATTGCAAATGACCGAGCTATTGGCACATATTGAGGAAGAAGCAATCTTGCTGATTAAAGATTATTGTGCAGACAAGGATATGGATGCCTTCCTCATTTTAAAGAGGCTTCAGGATATGGCAAATACCGATCTATTAGATGATGCTGTTATTTTGAAGATGCTAGGATACTCAGGTTTTATGAATCAGGATGAAATGGTGCTGCCAAGAGGCTATAGAGTATTGCACAAGATTCCGAGACTTCCTCCCCTTGTTATTGAAAATCTTGTTTGTCAGTTTCAAAAATTAAAGCATATCCTCACCGCTACGGTAGAAGAACTAGATGAAGTAGATGGGATTGGCGAGGTGCGCGCTAGAAAAATAAAAGAAGGCCTGAAGCGAATTCAGGACCAGCTTTTAATAGACCGTCAGATGTAGGGAATGTGACAAATTCATAACAAAAAAAATTAATAGCCTTTTGCAGGTTTTATTTAAGCGAAACTGTTTATAATGAATAAAGGGAGGTGAGGCAATAATGTTAAGGCGTATGGTTCAACTTTTCTTTTTAATTCTTGGTGGGACCCTTGGAATATTCTTTATTCCAGAGCTTTTTTCCATCTTAAATCTAGGAGACATTCCTTTTCTTACAAAGCCTTATACTGTTGCGATATTAGGAGCAATTATATTTTTTATCCTTACTTTTTGGTTAGTGGATTATGTAGTTGGATTTATTAAATGGATAGAGGAATCGCTGGTAAAAGCACCAGTAACCGATGTATTATTCGGAAGTCTCGGCCTTATTTTCGGGTTGATTGTTGCCTATCTGGCTGTCATTCCTTTGGAAAGGATTCCATTTGTCAGCGCTATTTTCCCTATATTTATTACTATTCTATTAGGTTATCTTGGATTTCAGGTCGGCTTTAAAAAGCGAGACGAACTGGTGAATCTATTCTCTATCTCATCCAAGTTTGGAAAGAAAAAATCTATAGAGGATGATGAGCTAGACTTGTCCTCTAAGAAGCTAAAAATATTGGATACTAGTGTGATTATAGATGGCAGAGTAGCAGATATTTGTCAGACAGGCTTTTTAGAAGGAACGATTGTCATCCCACGCTTTGTTCTAGAAGAACTTCAGCACATCGCCGACTCATCGGATGTGTTAAAGAGAAATCGAGGCAGACGAGGATTAGATATCTTAAATAGAATTCAAAAAGAACTAGCCATAAAAGTGGAAATTTATGAAGGTAATTTTGAGGATATACAGGAAGTGGACAGTAAGCTTGTAAAATTGGCCAAGCTCACTTCAGGGGTAGTCGTCACAAATGACTTTAACTTAAATAAAGTGTGTGAACTGCAAAATGTGGAAGTGCTAAATATTAATGATCTGGCCAATGCGGTAAAACCGGTTGTCCTTCCTGGTGAAGAGCTGACCGTTCAAGTGATTAAAGACGGCAAAGAACATAATCAAGGAGTTGCCTACCTAGATGATGGCACGATGATTGTGGTAGAGGAAGGCCGCGACTATATCGGAAAGCATATTCAAGTCTTGGTTACGAGCGTATTGCAAACTTCCGCAGGTCGGATGATTTTCGCCAAGCCCAAGCAACTAGAACGGGCCGCATTATAAGAGAATACTACCAACATCCTCACCCTCTTAACACCATATAAGAGGGTTGATGTTGTTTAGCGGAAACAACAGCCATAAAAATAGAAATGCTATGGGAGAGGCAAAAATGAAGTATAATGTCATCGTATTAGCGGCAGGACAAGGTAAACGCATGAACGCAGGCATGAACAAACAATTCATCGAACTTGCAGGCAAGCCCGTCATCATTCACACCTTGTCTGTTTTTGAGCAAGACCCAGCCTGCATGGAAATCAAGCTCGTCATCAACGAAAAAGAAACCACCATTTTTCAAGAGCTTCTTACCACCTATTCGTTCCAAAAAATAAAAGAAGTAACGTATGGTGGAAAAGAACGTCAAGATAGTGTGTATAATGGGCTCAAGGCGACGACTCCAGAAGGAATTGTGCTTGTGCATGATGGCGCGAGACCCTTTATCACGCAAAAAGTCATCCACAGACTGGTCCATGAAGCTGCCAACGAAGGAGCGGCGATTGTTGCTGTTCCTGTAAAAGATACCATTAAACGAGTGAATCAAGAGGGAATGGTGGAGGAAACTGTGGAACGATCCAGCCTGTGGTCTATTCAAACTCCGCAAGCATTTCGCTATCCGGTTTTGATGGATGCTCACGCCAAAGCAAAGAAAACAGGCTATTTAGGAACAGATGAAGCGAGTCTTGTTGAAAAAATATCCTTCCCCGTTAAAATAGTAGAAGGCGATTATGAAAATATAAAATTAACCACACCAGATGATTTAATATTAGCTAAAGCTATCTTAGAAAAACAAAAGGAGAGGGCGTAATGTTTCGAATTGGACAAGGATTTGATGTACATCAATTTGCAGAAAACCGGCCGTTAATTATTGGAGGAATTACCATACCGTATGAAAAAGGGCTGCTTGGTCATTCGGATGCAGACGTTCTTTTACATACGATTTCTGACGCATGTCTTGGCGCAATAGGCGAAGGAGACATTGGCAAGCATTTTCCCGATACAGATCCAGCCTTTAAAAATGCAGATTCCGCGGTGTTGATGCAACAGGTCTGGGCGATAGTAAAGGAAAAAGGCTATGAGCTTGGGAATGTAGACTGTACGATTATTGCACAAAAGCCCAAAATGGCTCCTTATATTGAACCGATGCGAAAACGAATTGCGGAGCTGTTAGAAGCAGACGTGGAGTGTGTCAATGTTAAAGCCACCACAACGGAAAAGCTGGGCTTTACGGGTAGAGAAGAAGGAATCGCTGCCCAGGCTGCTGTGTTGTTACGAAAGAAATAGATACGAGCGGCATTTTTTGTGTTAAAATAATGCAAG
Proteins encoded:
- the radA gene encoding DNA repair protein RadA, whose amino-acid sequence is MAKRKTKFMCKECGYESPKWMGKCPGCHAWNTMTEELEESRTPRRGGFTTSVSTLAKKAESITTVEKLNETRIHTDMEECNRVLGGGLVQGSLVLIGGDPGIGKSTLLLQVCCQLALKKHRVLYISGEESVQQTKLRADRLGVQAEELFVLSETDFELVAKAVDDVQPTLLVVDSIQTVYHPAVTSAPGSVSQVRECTAELMRIAKTKNIAVFIVGHVTKEGSIAGPRLLEHMVDTVLYFEGERHHTYRILRSVKNRFGSTNEIGIFEMKEEGLTEVKNPSEIFLEERSKGAAGSTVVASMEGTRPVLVEIQALISPTGYGNPRRMATGIDHNRVSLIMAVLEKRVGLLLQNQDAYLKVAGGVKLDEPAIDLAVAVSIASSFRNQTSEPTDVVIGEVGLTGEIRRVSRIEQRVQEAAKLGFKRVIIPSKNLGGWTAPEGISVIGVATIDQALQYTLGG
- the disA gene encoding DNA integrity scanning diadenylate cyclase DisA, yielding MEEQRKKDVMADTLQFIAPGTPIREGINNILRSKTGGLVVVGFNEKVRDMVDGGFSINCSFSPAYVYELAKMDGAIILNEKGTKILYANAQLTPNPTILSTETGMRHRTAERVAKQTGCLVIAISQRRNVITLYKGDFRYALRDIGVIFTKANQAIQTLEKYKTVLDQGITTLGALEFEEQVSLSELLQVVHRIEMVLRIKNEIISYINELGTEGRLIRLQMTELLAHIEEEAILLIKDYCADKDMDAFLILKRLQDMANTDLLDDAVILKMLGYSGFMNQDEMVLPRGYRVLHKIPRLPPLVIENLVCQFQKLKHILTATVEELDEVDGIGEVRARKIKEGLKRIQDQLLIDRQM
- a CDS encoding PIN/TRAM domain-containing protein; this encodes MLRRMVQLFFLILGGTLGIFFIPELFSILNLGDIPFLTKPYTVAILGAIIFFILTFWLVDYVVGFIKWIEESLVKAPVTDVLFGSLGLIFGLIVAYLAVIPLERIPFVSAIFPIFITILLGYLGFQVGFKKRDELVNLFSISSKFGKKKSIEDDELDLSSKKLKILDTSVIIDGRVADICQTGFLEGTIVIPRFVLEELQHIADSSDVLKRNRGRRGLDILNRIQKELAIKVEIYEGNFEDIQEVDSKLVKLAKLTSGVVVTNDFNLNKVCELQNVEVLNINDLANAVKPVVLPGEELTVQVIKDGKEHNQGVAYLDDGTMIVVEEGRDYIGKHIQVLVTSVLQTSAGRMIFAKPKQLERAAL
- the ispD gene encoding 2-C-methyl-D-erythritol 4-phosphate cytidylyltransferase: MKYNVIVLAAGQGKRMNAGMNKQFIELAGKPVIIHTLSVFEQDPACMEIKLVINEKETTIFQELLTTYSFQKIKEVTYGGKERQDSVYNGLKATTPEGIVLVHDGARPFITQKVIHRLVHEAANEGAAIVAVPVKDTIKRVNQEGMVEETVERSSLWSIQTPQAFRYPVLMDAHAKAKKTGYLGTDEASLVEKISFPVKIVEGDYENIKLTTPDDLILAKAILEKQKERA
- the ispF gene encoding 2-C-methyl-D-erythritol 2,4-cyclodiphosphate synthase, whose protein sequence is MFRIGQGFDVHQFAENRPLIIGGITIPYEKGLLGHSDADVLLHTISDACLGAIGEGDIGKHFPDTDPAFKNADSAVLMQQVWAIVKEKGYELGNVDCTIIAQKPKMAPYIEPMRKRIAELLEADVECVNVKATTTEKLGFTGREEGIAAQAAVLLRKK